In the Zingiber officinale cultivar Zhangliang chromosome 5A, Zo_v1.1, whole genome shotgun sequence genome, tggtaagagaaaaaaaaattaactactcCAATATCCCAGGTCTCTGCATAGAGCAACAATCTCCCGTGGAAGAGATAACCCCAAAGAGAATAAAGAACTTTTATAGTTGCAAAGGCACAAAAGGGGCACAACTAATAACAGCATAATTAATAGAATAAACCACTCACTTATAGAGAGCAGCAAGACGGATTAGCTCACTATAGTGAACAGGATAATGCTTTGTCTTTCTCCACTGATACCACACAGATGAAAAGATGCGAGTCGGAGTATCTTTTAGAAGTTCATCAAGATTGGGCATGGCCACTGCAACTCTATACCTGTAACCAAAACCATCCAGTTACAGAGTTTCTTTAAGCAACAATCATTAAATGTTTCAAATTGTGTTCAGTAACTGCTTGAGCTTGGAATATGTCAACCATGAAAATTCATAAATATCAGAAAGTAAAACAAGTAAAATGGTGAACATTGATATTATCAGAAACATGGAGAGAGATGGTTACAGAGCACAAATTCAACTAAATcaaaaaaagaggaaaaaataATGGTCACCTTTGTTATCATTGAGACCAGACGATTCTGTAACCATGAGAAAAAGTGATATTCAATTGCATACAAAATTCAGTAAGCAAAATCTGGTCCTGGCCGTAAGGTACTTTTTGAACATTAATAGACAACATCAGTAAAATCTCACTAGCATCATTAAACTAGGCCAATAAACACTTCCCTGACTACTAACTCGGAACTAAGCAGCAACTTTAGTTGTATATATAGTTTGCATGATGCATGAGTAGTGTAACTGCTTTATTTGTTATAAACACAAGAAGTCATTAGTTTCAATTTGGTATAGAATGTGATTCCAATTGAGCTGTTGAATAAAAATGTGAGTCTTGTCACTTTGAAACTGAAGAAAGGACTAAAGGGTTGACAAAGTGAAGTAGAAACAGACAATTTCCAAATAGCAAACAAACAGATAGAACTAATTAAGTCACTAGTGGTTATTGGAGATGAGTACCCTTCCATTACTAGGTCATCAAAGAAATCAAGCTCCACTGTCTCTGAGAAAACAACCACACAAGCATCAAAATGATGATGCAAAAGACTCTCCAGGCCCCGTCGATGCCGGATGCCATAAGTCCATGGTGGACTGTTCCACACCATGAAAACTCTCATCCTGCATTTGCCACTATAAAGAAACTGATCCATGAAGTCAGAGAATCTCAGGCGAGCATCTAGGCCAGGAAAGTAAGCCCATCGCTGACCATCAGCATGCACTCGACCCTCCTTCAGCATAGTTACCATTTTTCGTCCTTCCAAAGCTCCAACTTCCCTCTTCTTTTCCTCTGCTTCCATAGCTTGTCTTGCCTCAGTTCTTTTAGCCTcagcaccaccaccaccaccaccacctaaACGGAAAGGAGAATTCTCCAACTCCTTCAAGAGCACCCTTTGCACCAGTCGATCCCCTTTGGTCAGTATAGTCAGCCCGGGTCCGTCTGGATCCTGAAGCAAAGGATGGCTCTTGGGATTCAACAGATCGAGGTTCGACCTGAGCATCCGATCCCGCCGAAGGTAGTCACCCTTCCCCTCCAGCCACTGTGACCACCCCTTCCGCAGCGGCGAGTCGCCGGAACCCACTTTGAGCAGAAGGGCATCCTCCACTTTCCGGATCGAGTCTAACTTCAGCCGGATGTCCTCGTCAACGGGCTGGTCGTCCGATCCGAACGCGATTTTGCCCCTGTAAGGATGCTCTTTGGGAAACGAGAGCAAACGATGGGCTTCTCCATCGCGATCGGGCCTGCCGAACTGCATCCTGGCGACGCCAAGGGCGTGGTCCCAGAAAAGCCCAGAGCCAGGATCCTGCTGGGGTATGGAATCACCCGCCTCTTCCTCGACGACGTCGAGCTCGTCGATCCGATCGTCATCGGTGGCGGTATTCTCGTCGATGTCATCTAAGTTAGCGTCTTCGAACAGGGCCGATGCGTCTCGTTCGGAGTGGGTTTGGCCAGTGGGGAGCCCAAGGCGGAGCGAGAAGCCTGAGGAGGAAGAGGGGGAGGAAGAGAGACGGGAGTAGAGgacggagagggagaggaagaggaggatgagagcggcggcggcggcgcagAGCTGGGGGCCGTAGCCGGGTCGCCGCCGCGCTTGGCGGAGCATGGCAGACGATTACAAGCCGAAGCCCGCGGTCCGGTCCAAAGAGCCTAGGCCGGAACTGCTTTTTATTATAAACAAAAACAGGGGCAAAAATgagaaaacaatttttttttcttctgattTTTTATCAGATAGCGTcgttcttttctaaaaatcagcccAGAATAATCCTTAAAAACTCCTCTAAACAGATCAGTTTATAATAAGATTTTTCATCATCATAAACTCTTTCGAATACGAAAAATAAAACATCATTGTTCCAGTTAAGGAATATAAAAagtaataatatttaattctgaAGATAAAATGATTTATAGAAAATCTTGCATTTTAAAGTTAGCCATAAAATAAGAGTGTACATATATACACACGTAATAATCACTCGTGATTGGCATTAATTGGTGATTAATTTGAAGATTAAATGTTTACTTAACAACAAAATAAACATTTGTTAGCTGATCATTTACAATGACAAAGTGCCATAATTTTACAAGCAAGTGAATTGCCGATAAAAATGTTCTTCTCCGTTTAAATTATGAACTCGACCGGAGGAGTTATCGACAACAAATACTACACCTAATTTGAAGTGGCAGTGTGTAGTTTGTACCCGAATTCAATGCTTCCACAATGAACTCCTTCGGTGGTTCTCTTTTAGTTCACCTCATATGATGCCTGAACGAGAAAACAAGTCTCTTCTAGTTATCGTTAAATATAGAAGAATATGCTTAAAAGAATAAAGAACTTGGGCAAAATTTAACCATGAAGAGAGACTAAGCTTGGCTAATGTTCAAACTAATACTAGTGATGGCAATTATGATTTTAGTCAGTGAATTGCGGACTGATaaaagtttgtatcaatttggaCTAAAATATTTCGGGCATGTCCTTTGGGCCTCACAAGTTAAGTGTTTAGTTCTCTCATCCAATCCAAGTGGATCGGAAGAACCATGAAGAAGCATCTAACCTTAATGTCTCCTTTGTTCCGCGACGGACTTTACAACGAATGGTTGGGAGGCCAAGTCGCTGATGAGCCTCGTAGCGGTGGCATCCAGAAAAACCTGCAAAAAATGTTCTCTTTGATTAATACTCAATTCATAGGAAGGTTGGTGAACTGCACTTTTGTGGGATGACCACCGTAGTAAACTCCTTCCACTTCTAGCACATCAATCTGCAAAATATACTTGTATTATCAGGCATTTAGCATGTCTGGTAATTGAATCAAGAGAACTCATTTTGAGAAACCAAGATATTAGGTGATCTATACTTACACCTTAGACTTGCTATAATTTCGAGAATTCTCTAATCAAAATCCTACAAGAATAGATCATCCAATTATTCTACCAAGTAGTGATTAAAACTGAATGCTAGTCATCACGTATAATCAAATCCTCGTTCATGGTACATGTTAGTTTGCTTAATCTAATCAAGCCATAATGTTAATTTAGTCTCACCAAGTACAGCTTGTGTTATAGTCCATGTTACTGATCTGAAAATTATGTTTTAGTAACTTACAACTGAAAATGATATCCTCCCTGTATAGGAGCATGTAAAAACTCCAAAGCTCATTGGATTTTTGGTAAATAACCCTCTAGATTATGATATAGTAGTGCATATTAACCTAATAGATTCCACTAATCTAACTTATCGATATATGTTTCTTCAcctactatttttttttcaagaaagGAGTTCTTGAGATCGTAAATTCATCATTATAATAAGTCGTGTTTGTCCCAATTATTTGAGATCATCTATATGCATTCATCCTTTCATTTAGTAtgattatatcacttataatatTCAAATAGATTCAGGagatgtttggttaaatgatgggaatgactatgggtatggatttgatagtagggtggaatgggaataggaatggaaatgaaacccatcaagttatatgggtttggttgattcccataaatctagtaatcattcccaaaatgtcattcccaaacccacaatccaaatactatcttttactatcatttcattccctcattcccaaacccatcaaccaaacaccccctcagTTCTCGTAACTATAGAGGCAATTAGTGGTCTTTAAATATGTTCATACCATCTCAACTTATTTTCTCTAATATAATCTTCCATTTGAGGTGCTCTTGGATATTAGTATTTTCAATCTATTCTCTCATTTAATCCTATGTTAACATATCACACATCCATCTTAGCATTTTCAACTATAAGaaaacctctctctctctctctctctttttttaatATTTCGCTTCCAAAGTGCCAACCACTTTGATCCATAAACATAACAGGTAGTACCACACATTTTGATCATCGATTCTTCATCCTATGAATAATATTTACATTAATATCTGCTTTGTCTTGAATAATAAATGAGATATTGAGATATATAACCAAAGTGGATATCAAGTTTTATCTAATAGAGAAGGAACTAAATGCTGCTTCTACAGGCAAGTTATGTAGAAACAAAGAAACCTAGAAAGTAGAGGCTTAGGTCAAACCATCTTTATGCTTACCACTAAACCTAGGAAAAACAAAGTCTATCAGGGCAGGATCTAAGTTGTTTCTTTTCTCTCTTGGTTAACAATGATTAGTTTGAGGTATACACTTCAAATTCTTTATCAATTTCACGTTAGCTAGAACATAAATGTATAAATGTATGATAGATAGAGAGTCAGATAGACGTATCAAGGCTAAAAGGCAGTAATTCAAAATATTCAATTATCCCGCCAGCATAACTTTCTTATTTCATCTGATTGTACCATTGACTTTTTCTCAAGAAAATAACATAGTTATtatttgaaatgtatatttacaCATTATATGGATTGGAAACATTTTCCTTCCACTACATATTGCTTCCTCCTATCACTCTAGCAAACTATATCTATACAAATATATCCTCTTCAAATGTTCAGGAAGGTGCCATGAAAAATCTAACTGATGACTAATGGGGGGCACACCTCTTTTCAAGTTTAGAATCAAGACATGCACTTGATCTTATTAATTGCAACAAATGAATCTACTCTTAGTTTATGTTCTCCACGATTACAACAATGTATGATGAGAAAcacaaatataaatttaacttgaTTACAACTATACAGTCTATGCTAATGGTATTCCCTGACCATGGATTGTGCACAGTCTACATGATAATGATTATAAATAATGAAAACATGAGTCTGAGTAATATAACATGTAGAAATGATTCTACTTGATCAATAACTAATAACTCCAATGTCAAAAGCCTTAGCAAACACTCTGCCATTCT is a window encoding:
- the LOC121982492 gene encoding uncharacterized protein At4g19900-like; this encodes MLRQARRRPGYGPQLCAAAAALILLFLSLSVLYSRLSSSPSSSSGFSLRLGLPTGQTHSERDASALFEDANLDDIDENTATDDDRIDELDVVEEEAGDSIPQQDPGSGLFWDHALGVARMQFGRPDRDGEAHRLLSFPKEHPYRGKIAFGSDDQPVDEDIRLKLDSIRKVEDALLLKVGSGDSPLRKGWSQWLEGKGDYLRRDRMLRSNLDLLNPKSHPLLQDPDGPGLTILTKGDRLVQRVLLKELENSPFRLGGGGGGGAEAKRTEARQAMEAEEKKREVGALEGRKMVTMLKEGRVHADGQRWAYFPGLDARLRFSDFMDQFLYSGKCRMRVFMVWNSPPWTYGIRHRRGLESLLHHHFDACVVVFSETVELDFFDDLVMEGYRVAVAMPNLDELLKDTPTRIFSSVWYQWRKTKHYPVHYSELIRLAALYKYGGIYLDSDIIVLNPIDSVKNFISIEDNLSGNPAFNGAVMAFEKNSSLMLECLNEFYSTYDDALLRWNGADLMTRVINRISDRSNKSPLQHEINVKPQFAIHPVSSSDITRYFAEPVDEFEKAEQDNLFKRMVNESLTFHFWNALTSALVPEPNSLVERLLNQYCLHCLDVL